The following are encoded together in the Penicillium digitatum chromosome 3, complete sequence genome:
- a CDS encoding Histidine phosphatase superfamily, clade-2, with amino-acid sequence MEHGPLQFPKRVQKTDLAPNGSVEFLNDWIYFSNIRERDFGELTRTGPHAGMLGAFSVGVRFGTRCGDLISKDPRTRQ; translated from the coding sequence TCCAATTTCCGAAGCGAGTACAAAAGACAGACCTAGCTCCTAATGGCTCAGTTGAGTTCCTGAATGACTGGATCtatttctccaacattcgcgAAAGAGACTTTGGGGAGTTGACTCGCACAGGCCCACATGCTGGAATGCTGGGTGCATTCTCGGTTGGGGTCAGATTTGGGACACGATGTGGAGATCTAATCTCGAAGGACCCTCGCACGCGTCAATAG